DNA from Candidatus Bathyarchaeota archaeon:
TTCAGTAAGCAAGATGGTGGTTACCAAGGCTATTAAATTAACAACTGCTGTAATCAAGATGGATGCTCTCCAACCATGAATTAAGGCCATAATTCCTAAACTATTAAACGCCACCACGGTTCCAAAAGGCATACAAAAACCAAAAAATCCCATCGCCATTCCTAAGTTTTCCTTTTCAAACCATTGGTATAATAGGATTGAAGCTGCAACTACTGCAATAGCTCCTCCAACTCCAAGTAGAAATCTGGAGAATTGTAAGAATAGAAAAGTTTCTGAGATAAAACACAATAATGAACTTAAAACACAAATCAACAAACCGATAGTTAGTAGCTTTTTGATTCCGTATTTTCCAGTTAAGAGACCACCCAAAATCGATATAAAGAGGCCTGGTAATGCAACAAGTAACATGAGACTGCTGGCTACTGTGAAACCTATTTTGAACTCTTGTACGATCATAGGAAAGAGTGGGGGTATAGCCTGCAATGTGAAGATAAAAGAGAATCTAGTAATAAAACCTACAAAAAGTGCTCTTAACTTTCCTACATTGGATTCGTTCAAGAGATTTCACTCATATAGTTGATATGGAGCTAAAAAAAGTTATTTTTCTCAGAATTCTAAAATAAAATGAATTTAATATAATGTTTAAAGAAAAATAGCGGAACCGTTCGCTGGATTTTGATGAGTTAATGGTAAGAGTAGGAGACTTTGAGTTCAGTCTAAGGGAATTTGCTGGATCTCTTGGAGATTTTGGGCCTTTAAATCCATTCATCCTAGGATACATAGTAATTTTAGGATTGAATCCAGCTGGAATATTTCTTGCAATGGGCAAAGCTAACATAATATTGGGCTTGGTGTACAGATTACCATTACCAGTAGAGGCAAAGAAGGTTATTGGAGTAGTAGCCTTAGAAGAAAAGTGGAGCTCATCTCAGATCTACTTAAGTGGCATATTGACAGGCATTGTCTGGCTTCTTCTAACTTTTTCGAAAGCAGTTAGAAAATTTGCAAAGATGGTTCCCTTAGTCGTGATTCGTGGAATTCAACTGGGTCTTATGTTTATTTTGCTGAAAGAATCGATAAAATTCATGCAAACCAATATTCTATTAGCGATCATCTCCATTGCTTTAATAATACTATTGATTAATAATCGATTTTTGCCTTCAGCCATTGCAATATTTTGTGTTGGTCTTGCTGTTATTTTTCTCTCAAATCAAG
Protein-coding regions in this window:
- a CDS encoding MFS transporter, whose protein sequence is MNESNVGKLRALFVGFITRFSFIFTLQAIPPLFPMIVQEFKIGFTVASSLMLLVALPGLFISILGGLLTGKYGIKKLLTIGLLICVLSSLLCFISETFLFLQFSRFLLGVGGAIAVVAASILLYQWFEKENLGMAMGFFGFCMPFGTVVAFNSLGIMALIHGWRASILITAVVNLIALVTTILLTE